In the Hordeum vulgare subsp. vulgare chromosome 7H, MorexV3_pseudomolecules_assembly, whole genome shotgun sequence genome, one interval contains:
- the LOC123413204 gene encoding protein PHR1-LIKE 2-like: MSKGTRRPQPSPSLQLNIEKEKEHLNPSKSLLPGGQGGERQISQSVGAIGWLRFRASGVSSGEHSSPRPVCAVRRATHPPGGLGLDSGCQMYEPKPFLSTGSAHGTPVSHDQQIGPTANNAVSNIGGNSSNDSFATRQRLRWTDELHGRFVEAVAQLGGPDRATPKGILRTMGVQGLTIYHVKSHLQKYRLAKYIPDTTASGDKPEKKDLGSLLEGIESSPGTETSQVLKLQVEVQKRLREQLEVQRQLQLRIEAQGKYLQKIMEEQQRLTGVLCESGKMNALALAEEELHHDFSNTEPSTPVLTSEPPFRDKAVTASCNLEGTDELLKVLSSHDDCLSLDRELSTPDSSCGAGYLLNSPRDSKRARVSNNLGDGNNEFALPHITPESSSGSDLQLRSSVFSSGTGRSDSSVALDANEDGFTNGSGSDV; encoded by the exons ATGTCGAAGGGCACCCGCAGGCCGCAGCCCAGTCCTTCTCTCCAATTAAACATCGAAAAAGAAAAGGAGCACCTGAACCCATCGAAATCTCTGCTCCCAGGAGGACAGGGCGGAGAAAGGCAAATCTCCCAATCCGTGGGAGCCATCGGCTGGCTCCGATTCCGCGCCAGCGGGGTCTCTAGCGGGGAGCATTCTTCCCCGCGGCCCGTCTGCGCCGTCCGCCGAGCTACACATCCCCCGGGAGGGCTGGGTCTTGATTCGG GATGCCAGATGTATGAACCAAAGCCATTTTTGAGCACTGGGTCAGCTCACGGCACTCCGGTTTCTCACGATCAACAAATCGGACCAACTGCCAACAATGCAGTATCTAATATTGGTGGAAATAGCTCAAACGACAGCTTTGCCACCAGACAGCGTTTACGGTGGACAGATGAGCTTCATGGACGTTTTGTTGAGGCTGTAGCACAGCTTGGTGGACCCGACA GGGCTACTCCTAAGGGAATTCTTAGAACAATGGGTGTTCAAGGGTTGACCATTTATCATGTTAAAAGTCATCTGCAG AAATATCGGCTTGCAAAATACATCCCAGACACCACAGCTAGCG GCGACAAGCCGGAGAAGAAAGATTTAGGAAGTCTGCTTGAAGGAATCGAAAGCTCTCC GGGAACGGAGACAAGCCAGGTTCTAAAATTGCAGGTGGAGGTGCAGAAGCGTCTACGTGAACAATTAGAG GTACAAAGGCAGCTACAGCTCAGAATAGAAGCCCAAGGCAAGTATCTCCAGAAGATCATGGAGGAGCAGCAGCGCCTGACTGGTGTGCTGTGCGAATCAGGTAAGATGAACGCCCTCGCCCTGGCTGAGGAGGAGCTCCACCATGATTTCAGCAACACTGAGCCATCGACCCCAGTGCTGACCTCGGAGCCCCCATTCCGGGACAAGGCCGTTACTGCGAGTTGTAATCTGGAAGGAACAGACGAGCTGCTCAAGGTTCTTTCTTCACATGACGACTGCCTCTCCTTGGACCGTGAGCTTTCGACACCGGATTCCAGTTGTGGTGCCGGTTACCTCCTAAACAGCCCCAGAGATAGCAAGAGGGCTCGTGTCAGCAACAACCTTGGCGACGGAAACAACGAGTTTGCACTTCCTCACATCACTCCGGAGTCGAGCTCGGGTTCCGATTTGCAACTGAGAAGCTCGGTGTTCTCATCCGGCACAGGGCGATCTGATTCATCGGTGGCTCTCGATGCCAATGAAGATGGTTTTACCAATGGCTCAGGCAGTGACGTTTGA
- the LOC123413205 gene encoding probable calcium-binding protein CML21: MGGVFGRHDAGRQSSHGMKLESKMVESMKQRASHGTSVKSFNSIIMKFAKIDKGLRKCKTIFQQFDEDSNGEIDKEELKNCFQKLEISFTEEEISDLFEACDINEDMGMKYNEFIVFLCLVYLLNDPAASEAKTKMGLGDLESTFETLVDAFVFLDKNKDGYVSKDEMIQAINESIPGERSAGRIAMKRFEEMDWDKNGMVTFKEFLFAFTRWVGIGENEDEDE; this comes from the exons ATGGGGGGCGTGTTTGGACGCCACGACGCCGGCAGGCAGAGCTCCCACGGTATGAAGCTAGAGTCGAAGATGGTGGAGTCCATGAAGCAGAGAGCGTCGCATGGAACTTCGGTCAAGTCGTTCAACAGTATTATCATGAAGTTCGCGAAAATCGACAAGGGCTTGAGAAAATGCAAGACTATCTTTCAGCAATTCG ATGAAGATTCCAATGGTGAAATTGATAAAGAAGAGCTCAAGAATTGCTTTCAGAAGCTGGAAATCTCATTCACAGAGGAGGAGATAAGTGATCTCTTTGAAGCTTGCGACATAAATGAAGATATGGGCATGAAGTACAATGAGTTCATTGTCTTTCTGTGCCTTGTTTATCTTCTCAATGACCCTGCTGCATCAGAAGCA AAAACAAAGATGGGATTAGGAGATCTTGAGTCAACTTTTGAGACCTTGGTTGATGCATTTGTCTTCTTGGATAAGAACAAGGATGGGTATGTGAGTAAGGATGAGATGATTCAAGCAATAAATGAGAGCATACCAGGGGAACGCTCTGCTGGCCGTATAGCCATGAAAAGATTTG AGGAGATGGATTGGGACAAGAACGGGATGGTTACCTTCAAGGAATTTCTGTTTGCATTCACTCGCTGGGTTGGGATAGGCGAAAACGAGGACGAAGATGAATGA